A stretch of the Corynebacterium maris DSM 45190 genome encodes the following:
- a CDS encoding peroxiredoxin has translation MAIMTVGEKFPEFELLALKGGNLSEANAQQPDDYFETVSLDTYPGKWKIVFFYPKDFTFVCPTEIAAFGKLDEEFQDRDTQVLGGSVDNEFSHFNWRATNDELKDVPFPMFSDIKHELIRELGVENEEGVADRATFIIDPDGIIQFVSVTPDAVGRNVDEVLRVLDALQSEEVCACNWEANDPTKNIDKMDVVQEALK, from the coding sequence ATGGCAATCATGACCGTTGGAGAGAAGTTCCCGGAGTTCGAGCTCCTCGCCCTCAAGGGCGGCAACCTGTCCGAGGCTAACGCCCAGCAGCCGGACGACTACTTCGAGACCGTCTCCCTGGACACCTACCCGGGCAAGTGGAAGATCGTCTTCTTCTACCCGAAGGACTTCACCTTCGTCTGCCCGACCGAGATCGCCGCTTTCGGCAAGCTCGACGAGGAGTTCCAGGACCGCGACACCCAGGTCCTGGGCGGCTCCGTGGACAACGAGTTCTCCCACTTCAACTGGCGCGCGACCAACGATGAGCTGAAGGACGTCCCGTTCCCGATGTTCTCCGACATCAAGCACGAGCTCATCCGTGAGCTGGGCGTCGAGAACGAGGAGGGCGTCGCCGACCGCGCGACCTTCATCATCGACCCGGACGGCATCATCCAGTTCGTCTCCGTCACCCCGGACGCCGTCGGCCGTAACGTCGACGAGGTCCTGCGCGTCCTGGACGCCCTGCAGTCCGAGGAAGTCTGCGCCTGCAACTGGGAAGCCAACGACCCGACCAAGAACATCGACAAGATGGACGTGGTCCAGGAGGCTCTGAAGTAA
- a CDS encoding carboxymuconolactone decarboxylase family protein, with product MSIDNLRSALPEYAKDQKLNLGTLTRSTELSEQQLWGTLLASAAATKNDTVFSEISEEAKEHLSEEAFEAALGSATVMAMNNVAYRARHFLGDDYAQVKMGLRMNIISKPGVEKVDFELWSLAVSTINGCENCVVAHANTVREEGLTKEQVWEAVKVAAVVEAVAQAVQIEAAR from the coding sequence ATGTCTATCGATAACCTGCGTAGCGCGCTTCCGGAGTACGCCAAGGATCAGAAGCTCAACCTGGGCACTCTGACCCGTTCGACCGAGCTGTCCGAGCAGCAGCTGTGGGGCACCCTGCTGGCCTCCGCAGCCGCCACGAAGAACGACACCGTCTTCTCGGAGATTTCCGAGGAGGCCAAGGAGCACCTGTCCGAGGAGGCCTTCGAGGCAGCCCTGGGCTCCGCCACCGTCATGGCGATGAACAACGTCGCCTACCGTGCCCGTCACTTCCTGGGTGATGACTACGCGCAGGTCAAGATGGGCCTGCGCATGAACATCATCTCCAAGCCGGGCGTGGAGAAGGTCGACTTCGAGCTGTGGTCCCTGGCAGTCTCCACCATCAACGGTTGCGAGAACTGTGTCGTCGCACACGCCAACACCGTGCGCGAAGAGGGCCTGACCAAGGAGCAGGTCTGGGAGGCCGTCAAGGTCGCCGCAGTCGTCGAGGCTGTCGCCCAGGCCGTGCAGATCGAAGCCGCCCGCTAA
- the sucC gene encoding ADP-forming succinate--CoA ligase subunit beta encodes MDLFEYQAHELFAAHHVPVLPSQVATTPAEARAAAERIGGPTVVKAQVQVGGRGKADGIQMASTPEEAATAAEEILGMDIKGHTVDKVMVAQAVDVAEEYYFSVLLDRAERSYLALCSTQGGMDIEQLAEDRPEALARVPVDPLTGIDAATARRIVAEAGFRDDVAAKVAPVLQRIYEVYHEEDATLVEVNPLVLTADGEILALDAKVTLDGNAAFRHDDRDNGSAHDYNYVKLDGSVGVIGNGAGLVMSTLDVVAAAGERHGGQRPANFLDVGGGASAEVMATSLERVLDDEQVTAVLVNVFGGITACDTVAEGIVGALREIGDAASKPIVVRLDGNSVEEGCRILANYDHPLLTLVSSMDDAADKVTELAASEQLAPVTT; translated from the coding sequence ATGGACCTCTTCGAGTACCAGGCACACGAACTTTTCGCCGCCCACCACGTCCCCGTCCTGCCCAGCCAGGTCGCCACCACCCCCGCCGAGGCCCGCGCCGCCGCGGAACGCATCGGCGGCCCAACGGTGGTCAAGGCGCAGGTGCAGGTCGGCGGCCGAGGCAAGGCCGACGGCATCCAGATGGCCAGCACCCCGGAAGAGGCCGCCACCGCCGCCGAGGAGATCCTGGGCATGGACATCAAGGGCCACACCGTGGACAAGGTCATGGTGGCTCAGGCCGTCGACGTCGCGGAGGAATACTACTTCTCCGTCCTGCTCGACCGGGCGGAACGCTCGTATCTGGCGCTGTGCTCGACGCAGGGCGGCATGGACATCGAGCAGTTGGCCGAGGACAGGCCGGAAGCCCTGGCCCGGGTCCCGGTCGACCCGTTGACGGGCATCGATGCCGCCACCGCCCGCCGCATCGTGGCAGAAGCCGGCTTCCGCGATGACGTCGCGGCGAAGGTCGCGCCCGTGCTGCAGCGGATCTACGAGGTCTACCACGAGGAAGACGCCACCTTGGTGGAGGTCAACCCGCTCGTGCTCACCGCCGACGGCGAGATCCTCGCCCTCGACGCGAAGGTCACCCTGGACGGCAACGCCGCGTTCCGCCACGACGACCGCGACAACGGCTCCGCGCACGACTACAACTACGTCAAGCTCGACGGTTCGGTGGGCGTGATCGGCAACGGCGCTGGTCTGGTCATGTCCACCCTCGACGTGGTCGCCGCCGCCGGTGAACGCCACGGCGGGCAACGGCCCGCCAACTTCCTCGACGTCGGCGGCGGGGCTTCCGCGGAGGTCATGGCGACCAGCCTGGAGCGGGTGCTTGACGACGAGCAAGTCACCGCCGTGCTGGTCAACGTCTTCGGCGGCATCACGGCCTGCGACACAGTCGCCGAAGGCATCGTCGGCGCCCTCCGGGAGATCGGTGACGCCGCCTCCAAGCCCATCGTCGTGCGCCTCGACGGCAATAGCGTCGAGGAGGGTTGCCGCATCCTCGCCAACTACGACCACCCCTTGCTGACCCTGGTGTCCAGCATGGACGACGCCGCCGACAAAGTCACCGAGCTCGCCGCCAGCGAGCAGCTCGCGCCCGTCACCACCTAA
- the sucD gene encoding succinate--CoA ligase subunit alpha — translation MAIFLDENSRIIVQGITGAEGREHATRMLAAGANVVGGTNPRKAGETLTLHGTQLPVFGTVADAVEETDANVTVIFVPPAFAKSAIIEAIDARIPLAVVITEGIPVHDTSEAWAHAQKVGGTRIIGPNCPGVITPEVSLAGIIPASITGSGPVGLVSKSGTLTYQMMYELSDVGISTAIGIGGDPIIGTTFIDTLEAFEADPATEAIIMIGEIGGDAEERAAEYIAEHVSKPVVGYVAGFTAPEGKTMGHAGAIVTGSVGTAQAKKEALEAASVHVGTTPTETADLMKELVGKLRVESCP, via the coding sequence ATGGCGATCTTCCTCGACGAGAATTCCCGCATCATCGTCCAAGGCATCACCGGCGCCGAAGGCCGTGAGCACGCCACCCGCATGCTCGCCGCCGGCGCGAACGTCGTCGGCGGCACCAACCCCCGCAAGGCCGGCGAGACCCTCACCCTGCACGGCACACAGTTGCCCGTCTTCGGCACCGTGGCCGACGCAGTGGAGGAGACGGACGCGAACGTGACGGTGATCTTCGTGCCGCCGGCCTTCGCCAAGTCCGCGATCATCGAGGCGATCGACGCCCGCATTCCGCTGGCCGTGGTCATCACCGAGGGCATCCCCGTCCACGACACCTCCGAGGCGTGGGCACACGCGCAGAAGGTCGGCGGCACCCGCATCATCGGCCCGAACTGCCCCGGCGTCATCACCCCGGAGGTCTCCCTGGCCGGCATCATCCCCGCCTCGATCACCGGTTCAGGCCCGGTGGGGCTGGTGTCCAAGTCCGGCACCCTGACCTATCAGATGATGTACGAACTCTCCGACGTCGGCATTTCCACGGCCATCGGCATCGGCGGCGACCCCATCATCGGCACCACCTTCATCGACACGCTCGAGGCCTTCGAGGCGGACCCGGCCACCGAGGCCATCATCATGATCGGCGAGATCGGCGGCGACGCCGAGGAACGCGCCGCCGAGTACATCGCCGAGCACGTGAGCAAGCCCGTCGTCGGCTACGTCGCCGGCTTCACCGCCCCGGAGGGCAAGACCATGGGGCACGCGGGCGCGATCGTCACCGGCTCCGTCGGCACCGCCCAAGCAAAGAAGGAGGCTCTGGAAGCCGCCAGCGTCCACGTGGGCACCACCCCGACGGAGACCGCCGACCTGATGAAGGAACTCGTCGGGAAGCTTCGCGTGGAATCATGCCCGTGA
- a CDS encoding (Fe-S)-binding protein, which translates to MIYSADEAVSAATITLGVIGVVLAIPAFALFLYGAYRIFRLVAAGKPLPGRLDRPWQRLGTTLRQTFGHTKMFKRPLAGAAHLAVMLGFMFGIVVWFEAFIQTFNPAGGWPILSGWPIYHFVEEILGLATVIGILVLIGVRLKLGDKERASRFYGSHMIPGYVIEAVVLLSGLGMLLVKASKIATFGGGSLWADFFTIHLANLFPASPVLVSVIALIKLLSGMVFLVFVGINLTWGVAWHRFTAFFNLFFQRNPDGKPANGKLKPMTDQHGNRVTLDTVDDDTVTGVGFTTDASWKMLLDTTTCTECGRCQDLCPAWNTGKPLSPKKVIMDLRDAAMADADVLRDPSVLEADDSHAGLDVLKLAGEGGVIEDDVLWSCTNCGACVDQCPVDIEHIDHITDLRRFQVLADADFPSELAGMFTNIENKGNPWGRNNSERAQWVEQARRDGVEVPVFGEDVHDFNDTEYLFWVGCAGAYDEQGRRTSRAVVDLLHTAGVKYMVLSTGETCTGDPARRAGNEFLFQMQAAQNIDTLDEVFDGVPQGQRKIITTCPHCFNTIRNEYPDFDGHYDVFHHTQLLNRLVRDKWLTPVPRTPDQRKPITYHDPCFLGRHNQVFDPPRELLGATGIELREMNKSRNEAFCCGAGGARMFMEENIGQRVNEFRTGQAMETGAEEIATACPFCTTMFDGGVKALTQDSEGPKPEVRDVAVRLRDSVLVDDQLPAPRQKEFLVEPKRLELSITPKKKGPEKSTTPPEGGSTAASAAPATPSAPAAPSAPSANSAAAETPAAPGTPTAPGVPAAPSAPSTPPAPAEKSAVPGVPGAPTSPAVPTAPAAPGMNSAQMPAPPTPSLPSVPGASTPPGTPPAPPAPGIDSAAAERPAVPAAPGTPPAPPAPPAPGGNSAAAEKSAIPGAPGAPTSPAPAAPGTHSARAENPAVPSTPSIPAAPAAPGRNSAAAESAKTSAPPVPNAPGVPTAPTPPGVPPAPSAPGADSARAESPSVPSIPIPPAAPNAPAAPTAPPAPQARGGDSAAAENTAAPQAPSTPAIPAAPGSHSARSESPSVPSAPAPPKTPGADSAAAEKPAPPAAPATPPTPPAPPAPPAPPAPKGVEPDVDEQDDESGRQ; encoded by the coding sequence ATGATCTACTCCGCTGACGAAGCGGTCTCGGCGGCCACGATCACCCTCGGGGTGATCGGCGTCGTCCTGGCCATCCCGGCCTTCGCGCTATTCCTCTATGGCGCCTACCGGATCTTCCGGCTCGTCGCCGCCGGCAAGCCGTTGCCCGGCAGGCTCGACCGCCCATGGCAACGCCTGGGCACGACGCTGCGGCAGACCTTCGGCCACACGAAGATGTTCAAACGCCCGCTCGCAGGCGCCGCGCACTTGGCGGTGATGCTGGGATTCATGTTCGGCATCGTCGTCTGGTTCGAAGCCTTCATCCAGACGTTCAATCCGGCGGGCGGTTGGCCGATCCTCTCCGGGTGGCCGATCTACCACTTCGTGGAGGAGATCCTCGGCCTGGCCACGGTCATCGGCATTCTGGTGCTCATTGGCGTGCGCCTGAAGCTCGGTGACAAAGAACGCGCGTCACGTTTCTACGGCTCGCACATGATCCCCGGTTACGTCATCGAAGCCGTGGTGCTGCTCTCCGGGCTGGGCATGCTGCTGGTCAAGGCCTCGAAAATCGCGACCTTCGGCGGCGGCTCCCTGTGGGCCGACTTCTTCACGATTCACCTGGCGAACCTGTTCCCCGCCTCGCCGGTGCTGGTCAGCGTCATCGCTCTGATCAAGCTGCTCTCCGGCATGGTCTTCCTCGTCTTTGTCGGCATCAACCTGACGTGGGGCGTGGCGTGGCACCGTTTCACCGCGTTCTTCAACCTCTTCTTCCAGCGCAACCCCGACGGCAAGCCCGCCAACGGCAAGCTCAAGCCGATGACCGACCAGCACGGCAACCGCGTCACCCTGGACACCGTCGACGACGACACCGTCACCGGCGTCGGCTTCACCACCGACGCCTCGTGGAAGATGCTGCTGGACACGACCACCTGCACCGAGTGCGGCCGTTGCCAAGACCTGTGCCCCGCGTGGAACACCGGCAAACCGTTGAGCCCGAAGAAGGTCATCATGGACCTGCGCGACGCGGCGATGGCCGACGCCGATGTGCTGCGCGATCCCAGCGTCCTCGAGGCGGACGACTCGCACGCGGGCCTCGACGTGCTCAAGCTCGCCGGTGAAGGTGGCGTCATCGAAGACGACGTCCTGTGGTCCTGCACCAACTGCGGCGCCTGCGTGGACCAGTGTCCGGTGGACATCGAGCACATCGACCACATCACTGACCTGCGCCGCTTCCAGGTGCTGGCCGACGCGGACTTCCCCTCCGAGCTGGCCGGCATGTTCACCAATATCGAAAACAAGGGCAACCCGTGGGGCCGCAACAACTCCGAGCGTGCCCAGTGGGTCGAACAGGCCCGCCGCGACGGCGTCGAGGTGCCCGTCTTCGGCGAGGACGTCCACGACTTCAACGACACCGAGTACCTGTTCTGGGTCGGCTGCGCCGGCGCCTACGACGAACAGGGCCGCCGCACCTCCCGCGCGGTCGTCGACCTGCTGCACACCGCCGGTGTGAAGTACATGGTGCTGTCCACCGGCGAAACCTGCACCGGCGACCCGGCGCGCCGTGCGGGCAACGAGTTCCTCTTCCAGATGCAGGCCGCCCAGAACATCGACACGCTCGACGAGGTCTTCGACGGCGTGCCGCAGGGCCAACGCAAGATCATCACCACCTGCCCGCACTGCTTCAACACCATCCGCAACGAGTACCCGGACTTCGACGGCCACTACGACGTCTTCCACCACACGCAGCTGCTCAACCGCCTGGTGCGTGACAAGTGGCTGACCCCGGTTCCGCGCACCCCGGACCAGCGCAAGCCGATCACCTACCACGACCCCTGCTTCCTCGGCCGCCACAACCAGGTCTTCGACCCGCCGCGCGAACTGCTCGGCGCGACCGGCATCGAGCTACGCGAGATGAACAAATCCCGCAACGAGGCCTTCTGCTGCGGCGCGGGCGGCGCCCGCATGTTCATGGAGGAGAACATCGGCCAGCGCGTCAACGAGTTCCGCACCGGACAGGCCATGGAGACCGGCGCCGAGGAAATCGCCACCGCCTGCCCGTTCTGCACCACCATGTTCGACGGCGGCGTCAAGGCGCTGACGCAAGACTCCGAAGGCCCCAAGCCGGAGGTCCGCGACGTCGCCGTGCGACTGCGTGACAGCGTGCTTGTCGACGACCAGTTGCCCGCACCCCGCCAGAAGGAATTCCTCGTCGAGCCGAAACGCCTCGAGCTCAGCATCACCCCGAAGAAGAAGGGGCCCGAGAAGTCCACGACTCCGCCGGAAGGCGGGTCGACGGCGGCATCTGCGGCTCCGGCTACTCCGAGTGCGCCGGCGGCGCCTTCTGCTCCGAGCGCGAATTCTGCAGCCGCAGAAACGCCTGCTGCTCCGGGAACTCCTACCGCGCCGGGCGTCCCCGCGGCACCCTCTGCCCCGAGCACACCCCCTGCCCCAGCAGAAAAATCTGCAGTACCTGGCGTGCCCGGTGCGCCTACTTCCCCGGCAGTGCCCACAGCCCCTGCTGCGCCGGGCATGAATTCTGCACAGATGCCTGCGCCTCCGACCCCGAGCCTCCCGAGTGTCCCGGGCGCATCGACTCCTCCCGGAACCCCGCCTGCCCCGCCTGCGCCGGGTATAGATTCTGCAGCTGCAGAAAGGCCGGCCGTACCAGCCGCCCCGGGCACTCCCCCAGCCCCGCCCGCACCACCCGCCCCGGGTGGAAATTCTGCAGCTGCAGAAAAATCTGCAATACCTGGTGCGCCCGGCGCGCCTACTTCCCCGGCACCTGCTGCGCCAGGCACACATTCTGCACGTGCAGAAAACCCGGCTGTTCCGAGCACACCATCGATCCCTGCAGCGCCTGCGGCACCGGGCAGAAATTCTGCAGCTGCAGAATCTGCCAAGACGTCAGCACCTCCAGTACCGAATGCTCCGGGTGTGCCAACCGCGCCGACTCCTCCAGGAGTCCCGCCGGCACCGTCTGCTCCGGGTGCGGATTCTGCACGTGCAGAAAGCCCCTCCGTGCCAAGCATCCCCATCCCTCCTGCAGCACCTAATGCCCCGGCAGCACCGACAGCGCCGCCCGCACCGCAAGCACGGGGTGGAGATTCTGCGGCCGCAGAAAATACTGCTGCGCCACAGGCTCCTAGTACACCTGCTATTCCTGCGGCGCCTGGTTCACATTCTGCACGTTCAGAAAGCCCCTCCGTGCCGAGTGCCCCTGCCCCTCCCAAGACGCCTGGCGCAGATTCTGCAGCTGCAGAAAAACCCGCTCCCCCTGCGGCGCCCGCCACGCCGCCAACGCCACCGGCACCTCCCGCTCCTCCCGCTCCTCCGGCGCCGAAAGGCGTCGAGCCGGACGTCGATGAGCAGGACGACGAGTCTGGCCGCCAGTGA
- a CDS encoding DUF1707 SHOCT-like domain-containing protein — protein MSIPYDNRRNPAVRLSDEERNSAMAALGRAFAEGRLTIDEYDDRCKGVTHANVRSDLDQYFLDIPQNPDGSGKELDAVYSAQEIAAAHKSSKNIKAGLLGLTTVGALVATPILMTAVGELAGLLIFVIPMVWILLYIMKIGPKSWYTPSPKQIEKERLREIQSADALRNAERKAAEQARQAELKAQRQQLASELTNEAMGFAKRSLDKFKKK, from the coding sequence ATGAGCATCCCTTATGACAACCGTCGTAATCCTGCTGTTCGTCTCAGTGACGAAGAGCGGAATTCAGCGATGGCTGCCCTGGGGCGCGCGTTCGCGGAAGGCCGTCTGACCATTGACGAGTACGACGACCGCTGCAAAGGCGTGACCCACGCCAACGTGCGCAGTGATCTGGACCAGTACTTCCTAGACATTCCGCAAAACCCGGACGGCTCCGGCAAGGAACTGGACGCCGTGTACTCCGCCCAGGAGATTGCGGCGGCGCATAAGTCGTCGAAGAACATCAAGGCCGGGCTCTTGGGGTTGACCACGGTCGGCGCTTTGGTCGCTACCCCGATCCTCATGACCGCGGTCGGGGAGCTCGCGGGTCTGCTGATTTTTGTGATTCCGATGGTGTGGATCTTGTTGTACATCATGAAGATTGGCCCGAAGTCCTGGTACACGCCGTCGCCGAAGCAAATTGAGAAGGAGCGGTTGCGCGAGATCCAGTCCGCCGACGCCCTCCGTAACGCAGAGCGCAAGGCCGCGGAGCAGGCCCGCCAAGCGGAGTTGAAGGCGCAGCGGCAGCAGTTGGCCAGTGAACTGACGAATGAGGCGATGGGATTCGCGAAGCGCTCGTTGGACAAGTTCAAGAAGAAGTAG